One window from the genome of Papaver somniferum cultivar HN1 unplaced genomic scaffold, ASM357369v1 unplaced-scaffold_84, whole genome shotgun sequence encodes:
- the LOC113345894 gene encoding major latex protein 22 produces MAEHHHTISGLVGKLVTELEVNCNADEYYKIFKHHEDLPNAIPHIYRGVKAVEGDGITSGFIKEWHYIIEGKPLTCKERTTYEDEARTIHHSTVEGVLLDDYKKFDATLVNPKADGHGSIVTWIVEYEKINEDSPVPISYLTFHKIIEDLNTYLCASD; encoded by the exons atggcTGAGCATCACCATACCATTTCAGGTCTGGTTGGGAAACTAGTAACTGAACTGGAGGTTAACTGCAACGCGGATGAATATTACAAGATTTTCAAGCACCACGAAGACCTTCCAAACGCAATACCTCATATTTATAGAGGCGTCAAAGCTGTTGAGGGAGATGGAATTACTTCTGGTTTTATCAAGGAATGGCACTATATAATTG AGGGTAAACCACTTACTTGCAAGGAGAGAACTACCTATGAAGATGAAGCAAGGACGATACACCACAGTACAGTAGAAGGAGTATTGCTGGATGATTACAAGAAGTTCGACGCAACACTTGTTAATCCGAAGGCTGATGGACATGGAAGCATCGTAACTTGGATAGTGGAATATGAGAAGATTAATGAGGATTCTCCAGTTCCTATTTCTTATCTAACTTTCCATAAAATCATCGAAGATTTGAACACTTACCTCTGCGCTTCTGATTGA
- the LOC113345810 gene encoding major latex protein 146-like, whose protein sequence is MAYHHTISGLVGKLVTELEVNCNADKYYTIFKHHEDIPDAIPHIYTSVKVVEGHGITSGCVKEWGYLHEGKELIVKETTTYTDETRTIHHSVVGGDLSNDYKKFDATLVVNPKPSGHGSIVSWTIDYEKINEDSPVPIPYLALFHQIIEDLNSHLCASD, encoded by the exons ATGGCATATCACCATACCATCTCAGGTCTAGTTGGGAAACTAGTGACTGAATTGGAAGTTAACTGCAACGCTGACAAATATTACACAATTTTTAAGCACCACGAAGACATTCCAGACGCAATACCTCATATTTACACAAGCGTCAAGGTTGTTGAGGGACATGGAATTACTTCTGGTTGTGTAAAGGAATGGGGTTATCTTCATG AGGGTAAAGAACTAATTGTCAAGGAAACAACAACATACACTGATGAAACAAGGACAATACATCACAGCGTCGTAGGAGGAGACTTGtctaatgattacaagaagtttGATGCAACACTTGTGGTTAATCCAAAGCCTAGTGGTCATGGAAGCATTGTGAGTTGGACTATTGATTATGAGAAGATTAACGAGGATTCTCCGGTTCCTATTCCATATTTAGCTTTGTTCCATCAAATCATTGAGGACCTGAACTCTCACCTTTGCGCTTCTGATTAA